The following are encoded together in the Pedobacter steynii genome:
- a CDS encoding thioredoxin family protein, translating into MVEYSNIFVNEGMSYSSYRNLINELLLAKKTTGEDDTEAMLHYTKMNVQRMNRVDKTVQLNATILEALSGLKNKYRFLVISEGWCGDAAQIVPIFDKIASAYPDKISLRFVLRDKNLPLIDAHLTNGGRAIPVLLILDEEGKVLCKWGPRPQILQSLLAEWKKESTDMMLIAERLHGWYAKDKTQTTQEELNTLIQQVLINGNS; encoded by the coding sequence ATGGTGGAATACAGTAATATTTTTGTTAACGAAGGAATGAGTTATTCATCCTATCGTAATTTGATAAATGAGCTGCTGCTCGCGAAAAAAACAACCGGTGAAGACGATACTGAGGCCATGCTTCACTATACAAAGATGAACGTACAACGGATGAACCGGGTGGACAAGACAGTACAACTCAATGCTACAATTTTAGAAGCGCTAAGTGGCCTGAAAAATAAGTACCGCTTTTTGGTGATCTCCGAAGGCTGGTGTGGGGATGCAGCTCAGATTGTTCCCATCTTTGATAAAATAGCAAGTGCCTACCCGGATAAAATCAGTCTTAGGTTTGTGTTGAGGGATAAGAACCTGCCCTTAATAGATGCACATCTGACTAATGGAGGAAGGGCAATTCCTGTGCTGCTGATTCTGGATGAAGAAGGAAAGGTGCTTTGCAAATGGGGGCCGAGGCCACAAATCCTGCAATCGCTGCTGGCAGAATGGAAAAAGGAAAGTACCGATATGATGCTGATTGCAGAAAGACTTCATGGATGGTATGCCAAAGATAAAACGCAGACTACCCAAGAAGAGCTAAATACACTTATTCAGCAGGTATTAATCAACGGAAACAGTTAA
- a CDS encoding ATP-dependent Clp protease adaptor ClpS, with translation MSTETKEETFTLEEILTSLKTVHRLILWNDDVNTFDHVIHCMMKYLDYSETQAEKIAWEVHNKGKCAVLEGSFTEMEVYRKILQQEGLTVSVD, from the coding sequence ATGTCAACAGAAACTAAAGAAGAAACTTTTACATTAGAAGAAATCCTGACCTCCTTAAAAACGGTTCACCGCTTAATTCTATGGAACGATGATGTAAATACGTTTGACCATGTAATTCACTGTATGATGAAATACCTTGATTATTCAGAAACCCAGGCTGAAAAGATTGCATGGGAAGTCCATAATAAAGGAAAATGCGCCGTCCTGGAAGGTTCTTTTACGGAAATGGAAGTTTACCGTAAGATCTTACAACAGGAAGGTTTAACTGTTTCCGTTGATTAA
- a CDS encoding 3-oxoacyl-ACP synthase III family protein, with amino-acid sequence MMHRSKIAGIGYYVPKNVYTNDDLSRFMDTNDAWIQERTGIKERRFADRLEETTTTMGVEAAKIAIERAGTTAEEIDFVIFATLSPDYYFPGCGVLLQREMKMKEIGALDIRNQCSGFVYALSVADQFIKTGMYKNILVVGSEKHSFAMDFETRSRNVSVIFGDGAGAVVLQPSEKDGQGIMSTHLHSDGADAEILAMYYPGASANKWLKDKPGYPNQELGGLFMTTEQLENGAALPYMDGPAVFKKAVVKFPEVIKEALTANNLQPEDIDMLVPHQANLRISQYVQQLLGLPDDKVFNNIQKYGNTTAASVPIALCEAWEAGKIKEGDLVCLAAFGSGFTWASALIRW; translated from the coding sequence ATGATGCATCGTTCGAAAATTGCCGGAATAGGCTATTATGTGCCTAAAAATGTCTATACCAATGATGATCTGTCCCGTTTTATGGATACAAATGATGCATGGATTCAGGAACGAACTGGTATAAAGGAACGCCGCTTTGCTGACAGACTGGAAGAAACAACCACTACAATGGGTGTGGAAGCAGCGAAAATTGCCATTGAAAGAGCAGGAACAACCGCTGAGGAAATCGACTTTGTGATTTTTGCAACCCTCAGTCCTGACTATTATTTCCCCGGATGTGGCGTATTGCTTCAGCGGGAAATGAAAATGAAGGAAATTGGGGCATTAGACATTAGAAACCAATGCTCCGGATTTGTATATGCGCTGTCTGTTGCCGATCAGTTTATTAAAACTGGTATGTATAAAAATATTCTTGTGGTAGGGAGTGAAAAACATTCCTTTGCGATGGACTTCGAAACCCGTAGCCGCAATGTCTCGGTCATCTTTGGAGATGGGGCAGGAGCCGTAGTATTACAGCCCTCAGAGAAAGACGGACAGGGAATCATGAGTACTCACTTACATAGTGATGGAGCTGATGCCGAAATTCTGGCCATGTATTATCCTGGTGCAAGTGCCAATAAATGGCTGAAAGATAAACCCGGTTATCCGAATCAGGAGCTTGGTGGATTATTTATGACTACCGAACAACTGGAAAACGGTGCAGCCCTGCCTTATATGGATGGACCCGCAGTATTTAAAAAAGCAGTCGTGAAATTTCCTGAAGTAATTAAAGAAGCCTTAACGGCAAATAACCTTCAACCTGAAGATATCGACATGCTGGTTCCTCATCAGGCCAACCTGAGGATCAGTCAGTATGTACAGCAATTGCTGGGGTTGCCGGATGATAAAGTGTTTAATAACATCCAGAAATACGGAAATACAACCGCTGCTTCTGTGCCGATTGCGTTATGCGAAGCATGGGAGGCAGGGAAAATTAAAGAAGGCGACCTGGTTTGCCTGGCCGCCTTTGGTTCAGGTTTTACCTGGGCCAGTGCTTTAATCAGATGGTAA
- a CDS encoding ABC transporter ATP-binding protein has protein sequence MKDLIIETRGLNYYFGTQKVVDDLSLKVEKGSIYGFLGPNGAGKTTSIKILLNLLQSPADTVFLFGKEINTNRIASLKRLGALVEQPAIYAHLSGEENLYNRCMLLGINRKKAKEMLQLVGLEDAASKKAGKYSLGMKQRLGIALALLSDPELLLLDEPTNGLDPNGIIEIRNLMIELATKHQKTILVSSHLLSEIERIATHVGIINKGKLLFQGTINELHDLSKPMIELEINDIAKAQDFLEKNGYQVLGIADKKMTLPFVSTEECGKLNTLLVQQGLTVYSIYQIRKDLEHLFLDITKSN, from the coding sequence ATGAAGGATCTGATCATTGAAACCCGGGGACTTAACTACTACTTTGGCACACAAAAAGTAGTTGACGATCTGTCGTTGAAGGTAGAAAAAGGAAGTATTTATGGTTTTCTTGGACCCAATGGTGCCGGAAAGACTACTTCAATCAAAATTCTTTTAAACCTGTTACAATCGCCGGCAGACACTGTGTTTCTATTTGGTAAGGAGATCAACACCAATCGTATTGCCAGTTTAAAACGCCTTGGCGCACTGGTAGAACAGCCTGCAATTTACGCGCATCTTTCTGGCGAGGAAAACTTATACAACAGGTGCATGTTACTTGGTATTAACCGGAAGAAAGCAAAAGAAATGCTGCAGCTGGTAGGTTTGGAAGATGCCGCCAGCAAAAAAGCAGGGAAATATTCTTTAGGGATGAAACAGCGCCTGGGGATTGCCCTCGCTCTATTGTCAGATCCAGAGTTACTGCTGCTAGATGAACCAACTAATGGCCTTGATCCAAATGGGATCATAGAAATCAGAAATCTAATGATTGAACTGGCCACTAAACATCAAAAAACAATATTAGTATCCAGTCACCTGCTGAGTGAAATAGAGCGTATCGCTACTCATGTAGGCATTATCAATAAAGGGAAATTACTTTTTCAAGGCACGATCAATGAACTGCATGATTTGAGCAAGCCCATGATCGAACTGGAAATAAACGACATTGCCAAAGCGCAGGACTTCCTCGAAAAAAATGGCTATCAGGTTCTGGGAATCGCCGACAAGAAGATGACCCTTCCTTTTGTTTCCACAGAAGAGTGTGGCAAACTAAATACTTTACTGGTGCAACAAGGACTAACGGTTTACAGCATTTATCAGATCAGGAAAGATCTGGAGCATTTATTCCTTGACATTACTAAAAGCAATTAA
- a CDS encoding LytR/AlgR family response regulator transcription factor encodes MTKLKCIAVDDEPLALDIIEDYVSKVPFLELVKRTENAIEALQLVQAGGIDLVFLDIQMPELTGIQFLKIANGKSNYILTTAYSQYALESYDLNVSDYLLKPIAFDRFYKAVEKVHNQQQKSAEPTPLPPPAITPLMSAPVAVHPVQDFIFVKTEHKIQKIQLDDILYIEGLKDYISIYTKAERIITLQNMKKMEETLPTGQFIRVHKSYIIALDKIESIERSRISIFGKVIPIGDTYRDEFFKHIDNKNI; translated from the coding sequence ATGACAAAGTTAAAATGTATTGCGGTCGATGATGAACCATTGGCACTTGATATTATAGAGGATTATGTGTCAAAAGTACCTTTTCTGGAACTGGTTAAAAGAACGGAAAATGCAATTGAAGCATTACAGCTGGTGCAGGCTGGAGGGATTGACCTGGTATTTCTCGATATCCAGATGCCTGAGCTTACTGGAATTCAGTTCCTGAAAATTGCTAATGGGAAATCAAACTATATCCTGACTACTGCGTATTCACAATATGCACTGGAAAGTTACGACCTGAATGTGTCTGACTACCTGTTAAAGCCTATTGCATTCGATCGTTTCTATAAAGCGGTAGAAAAGGTACATAACCAGCAACAAAAATCTGCGGAACCTACTCCGCTTCCTCCACCAGCAATCACACCACTAATGTCTGCACCTGTGGCAGTACATCCTGTACAGGACTTTATTTTTGTGAAAACAGAACATAAAATCCAGAAAATTCAACTGGATGACATCCTTTATATTGAAGGGCTAAAAGATTATATCTCTATTTATACCAAGGCAGAGCGGATCATCACACTTCAGAACATGAAGAAAATGGAAGAAACCCTTCCTACCGGTCAATTTATCAGGGTTCATAAATCTTATATCATTGCTCTGGATAAAATCGAAAGCATTGAGCGTAGCAGGATCAGTATCTTTGGTAAAGTTATTCCAATTGGAGACACCTACCGGGACGAGTTCTTTAAGCACATTGACAATAAGAATATTTAA
- a CDS encoding NUDIX domain-containing protein — MEERNPWTTIESHKIYDNNWIGLTEHQVINPSGGKGIYGEVHFKNLAIGILPLDEELNTWLVGQYRFPLKAYSWEIPEGGGPLDADPLDSAKRELMEETGLSATEWVEIQRMHLSNSVSNELAIIYIARGLSMGIASPEETEELRIRKLPFQEAYEMVLNGEITDSMSVAAILKTKIILQESSL, encoded by the coding sequence ATGGAAGAACGCAATCCCTGGACCACTATTGAGAGCCACAAGATCTATGATAACAACTGGATCGGACTTACAGAGCACCAGGTGATCAACCCCTCCGGAGGTAAAGGAATATATGGCGAAGTACATTTTAAAAACTTAGCCATTGGAATTTTACCTTTGGACGAGGAGTTGAACACCTGGCTGGTTGGACAATACCGCTTCCCTTTAAAAGCTTACAGCTGGGAAATCCCTGAAGGGGGAGGTCCTTTAGATGCAGATCCACTGGATAGTGCAAAGCGGGAGCTGATGGAAGAAACAGGGCTCTCTGCTACGGAATGGGTAGAGATTCAACGCATGCATTTATCGAATTCCGTGAGTAATGAACTCGCGATCATTTATATTGCCAGAGGGCTGAGTATGGGTATTGCTTCACCTGAAGAAACCGAAGAACTCCGCATCCGTAAGTTGCCTTTTCAGGAGGCTTATGAAATGGTATTAAACGGAGAGATCACCGATAGCATGAGTGTTGCTGCCATTTTAAAAACTAAAATCATTCTCCAGGAATCTTCGCTTTAA
- a CDS encoding lysophospholipid acyltransferase family protein, which produces MNKFLGYIFSPLFYLFFALTLIIFQPIQWVCYRLFGYQAHKASVDCLNFFLTYCDLFMGSSVTFINEQDIPLDQPKIFIANHQSMYDIPGLIWFLRKHHVKFISKIELTKGIPSISFNLKYGGGANIDRKDSKQAVGEIIHLGNRMKQNNWSAMIFPEGTRSKDGNLKPFHVGGIATLLKKVPNALIVPVAIENSWKMVQYGTFPLSFGERIRWTVLKPIDSTGKNPEEVTQEAEKAIRQKLGQ; this is translated from the coding sequence ATGAATAAATTTTTAGGATATATTTTCAGTCCGCTGTTTTATCTCTTCTTTGCGCTGACGTTAATTATTTTTCAACCCATTCAATGGGTATGTTATCGTCTGTTCGGTTATCAGGCACACAAAGCCTCAGTAGATTGCCTGAATTTTTTTCTAACCTATTGCGACCTTTTTATGGGATCCTCTGTTACATTCATCAATGAGCAGGATATCCCTCTTGATCAACCTAAAATATTTATAGCCAATCACCAGAGTATGTACGATATTCCCGGACTGATCTGGTTCTTAAGAAAACACCACGTTAAATTCATTTCCAAAATTGAGCTAACCAAAGGCATTCCCTCGATTTCCTTCAATCTTAAATATGGTGGAGGGGCTAATATTGACCGGAAAGATAGTAAACAAGCTGTCGGCGAAATTATTCATCTGGGAAACAGGATGAAACAAAACAACTGGTCTGCGATGATTTTTCCGGAAGGCACACGCTCTAAAGATGGAAATCTTAAACCTTTCCATGTAGGCGGAATTGCCACACTTCTAAAAAAAGTACCCAATGCATTAATTGTTCCTGTGGCCATCGAAAACTCCTGGAAAATGGTACAGTACGGAACTTTCCCCCTTAGCTTTGGAGAGCGGATCCGCTGGACCGTCTTAAAACCAATAGACTCCACCGGAAAAAACCCGGAAGAAGTAACCCAGGAAGCAGAAAAGGCAATCCGTCAGAAATTAGGCCAGTAA
- a CDS encoding sensor histidine kinase, which yields MKNKGPLIVHLVFWSLVLCIIILDIVIAKESRNLSSIVIRYGSSQLINISIFYINYTLLIPMLIKEQKKYGLYIGSILLLIVVMSAIRTVIASLNPEVILVTWESGVRDYMPITTFALIAVFSCGFFIVVSSLLKFAIDWFGNERVQRNLESEKKEMELQFLKSQLNPHFLFNSLNNIYSLAYQKSDKTADAILKLSEIMRYMIYESNDSWVSLSKEIEYVQSYIELQKLRFRDGAAVEFSMNGEIDNQHIVPLILISFVENAFKHGVANDPKDPIKINIIANQKILHFSVTNKKNKHNKDEVGGVGLNNVERRLQLLYPERYKLNIVNSATHYTSELMLDL from the coding sequence ATGAAAAATAAAGGTCCTCTGATTGTACATCTTGTTTTCTGGTCGCTGGTATTGTGTATTATTATCCTGGATATCGTAATCGCTAAAGAATCAAGAAATTTATCTTCAATTGTAATTAGATACGGATCTTCTCAACTTATCAATATTTCTATCTTTTATATTAACTATACGCTGTTAATTCCAATGCTGATTAAAGAGCAGAAGAAATATGGGCTATATATTGGATCGATCCTGTTGTTAATTGTCGTGATGAGTGCCATCAGAACAGTCATTGCCAGCCTTAACCCGGAAGTGATATTGGTGACATGGGAAAGTGGGGTCCGGGATTACATGCCAATTACCACATTTGCTTTGATCGCGGTATTTAGTTGCGGCTTTTTTATTGTAGTGAGTTCCCTGCTTAAATTCGCAATAGACTGGTTTGGAAATGAACGTGTTCAACGCAACCTGGAAAGTGAAAAGAAAGAAATGGAATTGCAATTCCTCAAATCACAGCTGAACCCGCATTTTTTGTTCAATTCCCTGAATAATATCTATTCCCTGGCATATCAGAAATCAGATAAAACAGCGGATGCAATTCTGAAACTTTCGGAAATTATGCGCTATATGATTTACGAGAGCAATGATAGCTGGGTTTCTTTAAGTAAAGAAATTGAATATGTTCAAAGTTATATCGAACTTCAGAAACTGAGGTTCAGAGATGGGGCAGCAGTTGAATTCAGCATGAACGGAGAGATTGATAACCAACATATTGTTCCACTGATTTTAATCTCCTTTGTGGAAAATGCATTTAAACATGGCGTGGCGAATGACCCTAAGGATCCGATCAAGATCAACATCATTGCCAACCAGAAGATCCTGCATTTCAGTGTGACAAATAAAAAAAATAAACATAATAAAGATGAAGTGGGAGGAGTAGGCCTCAACAATGTGGAACGAAGGTTACAATTGTTATATCCTGAAAGATATAAATTAAATATTGTAAATTCGGCTACCCATTACACCAGTGAATTAATGCTAGATTTATGA
- a CDS encoding TonB-dependent receptor domain-containing protein: MKNLLYKVVFLTFAICTTTVKLNAQTTGEGKITAKVVDAQTNETIPFATAVILDRKTKALIKGVQTDVNGNLSMIGLPKGAFTFKVSYVGYQTMVRDSVSISAIVKEISMGTIKMKTAKGTVLNEVAITAQKSTMQMGVDKKVFSVDQSLVSEGGSASDLLQNVPSVQSDIDGNVSLRGSTGVKVLIDGKPSLIAGGNVAQILQSIPASSIESVELITNPSAKYDAEGQSGIINIVLKKNKKLGLNGNIALTAGNRDNYNANTSLSFQNSKVNLYGNYSYRYGNRLGGGFNNISYLNSSFPNAFANQNTDSKSLDKGHNVKAGLDYYVTEKDVLSFSGGFNIRDNDRNEFLTIDQLNNLKDPLELSRRNNSNLGSGGSYDLNLDFSHKFKKPKEEITFNASFSEGDNNNLQIYNTDIYNLNGVPVDQLPEIIRNDGTGINRNYNIQADYTLPVGKSGKLEAGYRSQVRIAENNTYSDQLNNITGNYDVNLSLTNDFNSKDQVHALYANYQNQVKNFGYQIGLRAEDATLDTRLGMYGTNGQLSSVPGKVAYTRLYPSIFLTQKFKSEQQLQLSYSRRVNRPRGWDTNPFVDVSDPLNYRQGNPNLKPEDVHAFELSYSKFWPKVTFISTAYMRQTNDVIQRIRTEPDQNGITLTTPQNLTKELSSGLELIGRFDVAKAWNFTANANLYQSKIDGVPAFGIVDNSGFTWNANLTNNFVLPYNITLQVKGDYRARQVMAQGTRNAMYGVDAGAKYDFKNKTSSLSLNVRDIFNTRNWSMTTTTTNSIVDFRRYMQGTMASLTYSYRFGKTTFSPKKGKKPDQQEMRSDEESF; this comes from the coding sequence ATGAAGAATCTGTTATACAAAGTTGTATTTTTAACCTTTGCCATTTGTACTACAACTGTAAAACTTAATGCACAAACTACCGGGGAAGGTAAGATTACAGCTAAAGTTGTAGATGCCCAAACCAATGAGACCATTCCATTTGCCACAGCCGTTATCCTCGACAGAAAAACCAAGGCATTAATAAAAGGAGTACAAACCGATGTTAACGGAAATTTATCTATGATTGGCCTGCCAAAAGGTGCTTTTACTTTTAAAGTGAGTTATGTAGGTTACCAGACCATGGTTCGCGATTCTGTTTCTATATCTGCGATTGTGAAGGAAATCAGCATGGGCACCATAAAAATGAAAACAGCAAAGGGTACCGTACTTAATGAGGTAGCCATTACTGCACAGAAAAGCACCATGCAAATGGGAGTAGACAAAAAAGTCTTTTCTGTAGACCAGAGTTTAGTGAGTGAGGGCGGATCCGCATCCGATCTTTTGCAAAATGTACCTTCTGTACAATCGGACATCGATGGAAATGTGAGTCTGAGGGGTTCTACAGGAGTTAAAGTCCTGATTGACGGTAAACCTTCATTGATCGCCGGCGGTAATGTCGCGCAGATCCTCCAGTCTATCCCGGCAAGTTCCATTGAAAGTGTGGAACTGATTACCAACCCATCTGCAAAATATGATGCAGAAGGACAATCAGGAATCATCAACATTGTATTAAAAAAGAATAAGAAGCTCGGACTAAACGGTAATATCGCCTTAACTGCCGGAAACCGGGATAATTACAATGCCAATACCAGCCTTAGCTTTCAGAACAGCAAAGTGAACTTATATGGCAATTACAGCTACAGGTATGGAAACCGCCTTGGCGGAGGGTTTAATAACATCAGTTATTTAAATTCCAGCTTTCCAAATGCCTTTGCCAATCAGAACACGGATTCCAAATCCCTGGATAAAGGTCATAATGTAAAAGCAGGCCTTGATTACTATGTGACGGAAAAAGATGTTTTAAGCTTCTCCGGAGGATTTAATATCCGGGACAATGATAGAAATGAGTTTCTAACTATTGATCAGTTAAACAACCTTAAAGACCCATTGGAACTCAGCAGAAGAAACAATTCCAATCTGGGATCAGGCGGAAGTTATGATTTGAATCTCGATTTCAGTCATAAGTTTAAAAAGCCAAAAGAGGAAATTACCTTTAATGCCAGCTTTTCTGAGGGAGACAATAACAACCTTCAGATTTACAATACAGACATTTATAACCTCAACGGCGTTCCCGTTGATCAGCTTCCAGAAATCATTAGAAATGACGGAACAGGAATCAACAGAAACTATAATATTCAGGCCGATTATACCCTGCCAGTTGGAAAATCAGGGAAACTGGAAGCCGGTTACCGCAGTCAGGTTCGCATTGCCGAAAACAATACTTATTCAGATCAGCTGAACAACATCACTGGAAACTACGATGTGAATCTATCGCTTACCAATGACTTCAACAGTAAAGATCAGGTACATGCATTATATGCCAACTATCAGAATCAGGTTAAAAACTTCGGTTATCAGATTGGCCTGAGGGCAGAGGACGCTACTCTGGACACGCGTTTAGGCATGTACGGTACCAACGGACAACTGAGCTCCGTACCAGGAAAGGTAGCTTATACCAGGTTATATCCTAGTATCTTTTTAACACAGAAATTCAAATCAGAGCAACAGTTACAACTGAGCTATAGCAGAAGAGTAAACAGACCAAGAGGCTGGGATACCAACCCCTTTGTAGACGTTTCTGATCCACTAAACTACCGTCAGGGAAATCCGAATCTTAAACCGGAGGATGTTCATGCCTTTGAACTGAGCTATAGCAAATTCTGGCCGAAGGTTACCTTTATCTCCACTGCTTATATGCGTCAGACAAATGATGTCATTCAAAGAATCAGAACAGAACCGGATCAGAACGGGATTACCCTTACTACTCCTCAGAATTTAACCAAAGAGCTTTCCAGCGGATTAGAGCTGATTGGTCGGTTTGATGTTGCTAAGGCATGGAATTTCACTGCCAATGCTAATTTATATCAGAGCAAAATAGATGGGGTTCCCGCCTTTGGAATCGTAGACAATTCAGGATTTACCTGGAATGCCAATCTCACCAATAACTTCGTCCTTCCTTACAACATTACTTTACAGGTTAAAGGAGATTACCGTGCCCGTCAGGTAATGGCACAGGGAACAAGAAATGCGATGTATGGAGTTGACGCAGGTGCCAAATATGATTTTAAAAACAAGACCTCTTCTTTAAGTCTGAATGTGCGTGATATCTTCAATACCCGTAACTGGAGTATGACCACCACTACAACCAACTCTATTGTTGATTTCAGACGTTACATGCAAGGTACCATGGCGAGTTTAACTTATTCTTACCGTTTTGGTAAGACGACCTTCAGTCCTAAAAAAGGCAAAAAACCGGATCAGCAGGAAATGCGTTCCGATGAAGAGTCATTTTAG
- a CDS encoding ABC transporter permease codes for MRSLFISLQSEFYKSRKTLAFWAAILLPLVICGLITFGFFSNADKIIKMNYPPQALWMTFSGGALGVMGMLILPFYVIFMAFSVNNIEHKNDTWKTLFAQPLNKLSIYAAKYLYAVLLIFICLFLFAFFTILFGHLLQALNSKFTFNGFSPVSILSKVYFKMFLSSLGILSLQFIISLIWSDFLKPMGIGFVGVIAGIIAATKGWEYAYMIPYSHPTLALSMSKSKNMDAIFTQEIYVSLIYAVVFFIAGYFIVAKKSIK; via the coding sequence ATGCGTTCCTTATTCATATCCTTACAATCCGAATTCTATAAATCAAGAAAGACACTTGCCTTTTGGGCCGCGATCCTTCTGCCTCTGGTCATTTGCGGGCTGATTACTTTTGGCTTTTTTAGCAATGCAGATAAAATCATTAAAATGAATTATCCACCACAAGCCCTCTGGATGACCTTTAGCGGAGGTGCTCTTGGAGTAATGGGGATGCTGATACTTCCTTTTTATGTAATTTTCATGGCCTTTTCAGTCAATAATATTGAGCATAAGAACGACACCTGGAAGACCTTATTTGCACAACCCCTGAATAAGCTTTCTATTTATGCAGCAAAATATTTATATGCAGTTTTACTGATTTTTATCTGTTTGTTTTTATTTGCCTTCTTTACCATCTTGTTTGGTCATCTTTTGCAGGCATTAAACAGCAAATTTACCTTCAATGGGTTTTCACCGGTAAGTATTCTGTCTAAAGTATATTTTAAGATGTTTCTTTCCTCCTTAGGAATTTTGTCTTTGCAATTTATCATCAGCCTGATCTGGTCCGATTTTCTGAAACCTATGGGAATTGGTTTTGTAGGGGTCATCGCAGGAATTATTGCGGCGACAAAAGGTTGGGAATATGCTTATATGATTCCTTACAGTCACCCTACACTGGCCTTGTCCATGAGCAAATCAAAAAACATGGATGCTATATTTACCCAGGAAATATATGTCAGTCTGATTTATGCGGTTGTCTTCTTTATAGCCGGCTATTTTATCGTAGCCAAGAAGAGCATCAAATAA
- a CDS encoding SDR family oxidoreductase gives MYNQPMLRDDALKGKTIVITGGGTGLGKAMGTYFLKLGANLVITSRKANVLEKTAAEMEKETGGRVLAVACDVREYEQVEHVLAETIKTFGKVDGLLNNAAGNFISPTERLSANAFSTVIDIVLKGSVNCTLAFGKHWIKEKQSASVLNIVTTYAFTGSAYVVPSACAKGGVLAMTRSLAVEWGKYGIRTNAIAPGPFPTKGAWDRLLPGDLAEKFDFKNRVPLKRVGDHQELANLAAFLISDFAGYINGEVISIDGGEWLQGAGQFNGLEAIPNEMWDMFAQMTKSAKGS, from the coding sequence ATGTATAATCAACCAATGTTAAGAGATGACGCTTTAAAAGGAAAAACAATCGTAATTACCGGTGGAGGAACCGGTCTTGGTAAAGCAATGGGCACCTATTTTCTGAAGCTGGGCGCAAATCTGGTGATCACCAGCCGTAAGGCCAATGTATTGGAAAAGACTGCTGCTGAAATGGAAAAAGAAACAGGTGGAAGAGTTTTGGCCGTTGCCTGTGATGTACGTGAGTATGAACAGGTAGAGCATGTTCTGGCTGAAACCATTAAAACCTTTGGTAAGGTAGATGGCTTATTGAATAATGCTGCCGGTAATTTTATCTCGCCAACAGAACGTTTGTCTGCCAATGCTTTCTCTACAGTAATTGACATCGTATTAAAAGGGTCTGTTAACTGCACCCTTGCTTTTGGAAAACACTGGATAAAGGAAAAACAAAGTGCCAGCGTTTTAAATATCGTGACTACTTATGCCTTTACCGGCTCTGCATATGTCGTTCCATCGGCTTGCGCAAAAGGAGGAGTACTGGCAATGACCCGTTCATTAGCCGTGGAATGGGGGAAATATGGCATCCGGACAAATGCAATTGCTCCCGGCCCATTTCCTACAAAAGGCGCATGGGATCGTTTACTTCCCGGGGATCTCGCTGAAAAGTTTGATTTTAAAAATAGGGTTCCATTGAAACGTGTGGGTGATCATCAGGAGCTGGCCAATCTGGCTGCTTTCCTGATCAGCGATTTCGCGGGTTACATTAATGGAGAAGTGATTAGTATTGATGGAGGCGAATGGCTACAAGGTGCCGGTCAGTTTAACGGGCTGGAGGCTATTCCAAATGAGATGTGGGATATGTTTGCACAAATGACAAAATCAGCTAAAGGCAGTTAA